The nucleotide window GCACGTGTCTTGTATCAAAATTGTCAAGAGCATCTATTATAATATCACATGGAGGAACTATTGAGTCTGCGTTTTCATCCGTGATTTTTTCCCTGATAGTCTCGACTTTTATTTCTGGATTCAGGGAAAAGAGTTTTTCTTCTGCAGATTTAATCTTTTCTATCCCAACATCCTTTTCATGATGGAGAAATTGCCTGTTGAGGTTGCTAAGTTCTACAGAATCAAAGTCTGCAAGTACTATTTTCCCAACACCTGCAACTGCAAGGTAAGTGGAAATAGGAGATCCAAGCCCTCCTGCTCCGACAACAAGCGCTGTTGCTTTTTTTAGTTTTTCCTGACCTTCTTCCCCAAAAAGCATTATCTGCCTGATATATTTCTCTGCTGTATATTTTTCCATTTATATGCTCCGGGATTTTAATGTCCTATAGTTTCCAGGGATCGATCATAAGAACCAGGATTATTCATCCCACGGCTCAATCCCTTTTTTCTTTAGATAATCATTAATTGCCTCATGTATTGCTTCTTCTGCCAGCATTGAACAGTGCATTTTTATCGGAGGAAGTCCGTCAAGAGCTTCTGCAACAGCTTTATTTGAAAGTTTCCAGGCCTCTTCCAGGGTTTTTCCCTTAATCATTTCAGTTGCCATACTGCTTGATGCAATTGCAGCTCCGCACCCGAAGGTTTGAAACTTAACGTCTGAAATCCTATCATTCTCAACCTTGAGGTAGATTTTCATTATATCTCCGCACTTCGCATTTCCAACCTCTCCTACACCGTCACTGTCCTCAATACTCCCCATGTTTCTCGGATTTGAAAAATGATCCATTACTTTAAGGCTGTAGTCCATGAACGGTCCTCCAATGCTACTTCTCCAATTATATCTCAGTTTTTATATCTCAGTTTTCAGTCACTCAAAAATATTCAAT belongs to Methanosarcina barkeri 3 and includes:
- a CDS encoding HesA/MoeB/ThiF family protein; this encodes MEKYTAEKYIRQIMLFGEEGQEKLKKATALVVGAGGLGSPISTYLAVAGVGKIVLADFDSVELSNLNRQFLHHEKDVGIEKIKSAEEKLFSLNPEIKVETIREKITDENADSIVPPCDIIIDALDNFDTRHVLNRFAVKRNIPLVHGAVSGYRGQATTIIPGKTPCLCCIFPTSFKKEVFPVLGTTPGVIGAIQANEAIKYLTGQGELLENRLLLWDGLSCSFSELKINKSENCPICGVNKKE
- the nifU gene encoding Fe-S cluster assembly scaffold protein NifU, translated to MDYSLKVMDHFSNPRNMGSIEDSDGVGEVGNAKCGDIMKIYLKVENDRISDVKFQTFGCGAAIASSSMATEMIKGKTLEEAWKLSNKAVAEALDGLPPIKMHCSMLAEEAIHEAINDYLKKKGIEPWDE